One part of the Neisseria zalophi genome encodes these proteins:
- a CDS encoding DUF7710 domain-containing protein, with protein MNNELYVWVFQGSKASFPSAIFSSKEKAICWIKKHKVSGMLSKYPLDISIYDWTITKGFFKPKRDDQKTPKFIQNFSSVYIEDSQYIDGICDD; from the coding sequence ATGAATAATGAACTTTATGTATGGGTTTTTCAAGGAAGTAAAGCTAGTTTCCCATCTGCTATTTTTTCTTCAAAGGAAAAAGCTATATGTTGGATAAAAAAACATAAAGTTAGTGGGATGTTATCTAAGTATCCTCTTGATATATCTATATATGATTGGACTATTACAAAAGGATTTTTTAAGCCTAAAAGAGATGATCAAAAAACTCCTAAGTTTATACAAAATTTTTCAAGTGTATATATTGAAGACTCTCAATATATTGATGGGATCTGTGATGATTAA
- a CDS encoding RHS repeat domain-containing protein, translating to MPFGYARFSWRSSGRLKKQIAELNAVTQPKGKSKTAAGYTAVKRSYGYDKTGNLIHSSDQRSGVTKFEYDQLGRITKADKETFAFDPAHNILSDGLRPLQLMLIAGLIYLVFKVEVSEIE from the coding sequence GTGCCCTTTGGGTACGCACGCTTTTCTTGGCGCTCATCAGGCCGTCTGAAAAAACAAATCGCCGAATTAAATGCCGTTACCCAGCCCAAAGGTAAAAGCAAAACCGCTGCGGGTTATACCGCCGTCAAACGCAGCTACGGCTACGACAAAACCGGCAACCTCATTCACAGCAGCGACCAAAGAAGCGGCGTAACAAAGTTCGAATACGACCAACTCGGCCGAATCACCAAAGCTGACAAAGAAACCTTCGCCTTCGACCCTGCCCACAATATCCTTTCAGACGGCCTGAGGCCTTTGCAGCTAATGCTAATAGCTGGATTGATATACTTGGTTTTCAAGGTAGAAGTAAGTGAAATAGAATAA
- a CDS encoding tetratricopeptide repeat protein yields MKNILIFLLLLSGCDNFVSQKALSSDCLNNAEISQLMECAENGNLESQYELGMAYLDGQNTAQNTQKAFDWISQSAQSGYMPAQNMMSWFYRTGTVVNRNDKEAFNWAVRAAESGSLNSLNNVGFYYQQGIGVEQNQKKGLEYYLKAAKQGNISAQKNLGLAYLNGWGTESNPQEALFWFLKLSEQNDPEAMVNAAAIYKVLGNHQEELMLMKRAANLNYILAQTNLGYMYATGEGAPLDKAQALFWLNKSMNEGDKNAYYLMGKFHAESSGAFPLNEAEAFQYYLKSAELGSRDGQNAIANWLMNGRYVKKNEVKALKWYEQAANNGLIEAIQTLIKIYGQGTEKIPKDNVKKQYWENKLELREEL; encoded by the coding sequence ATGAAAAATATTTTAATATTTTTATTATTATTATCAGGATGCGATAATTTTGTAAGCCAAAAAGCACTTTCCTCTGATTGTTTAAATAATGCTGAAATTAGCCAATTAATGGAATGTGCAGAAAATGGAAATCTTGAGAGTCAGTACGAGTTAGGTATGGCTTATTTAGATGGACAAAATACAGCCCAAAACACTCAAAAAGCATTTGATTGGATAAGCCAGTCTGCCCAAAGTGGATATATGCCTGCTCAAAATATGATGAGTTGGTTTTACCGAACAGGAACTGTTGTCAACCGAAATGATAAAGAGGCATTTAATTGGGCTGTTAGGGCTGCTGAATCTGGTTCTCTGAATTCTTTAAATAATGTTGGTTTTTATTACCAACAGGGAATCGGGGTTGAACAAAATCAAAAGAAAGGGCTTGAATATTATTTGAAAGCGGCAAAACAGGGAAATATTAGTGCTCAAAAAAACTTAGGATTGGCTTATTTAAATGGATGGGGAACAGAAAGTAATCCTCAAGAAGCCCTATTTTGGTTTTTAAAGTTATCCGAACAAAATGACCCTGAAGCAATGGTTAATGCTGCAGCAATTTATAAAGTATTGGGAAATCATCAAGAAGAACTGATGCTAATGAAAAGAGCTGCTAATTTAAATTATATTTTGGCTCAAACTAATTTAGGTTATATGTACGCAACAGGAGAAGGTGCACCACTTGATAAAGCACAAGCTCTATTTTGGCTAAATAAATCAATGAATGAGGGTGACAAAAATGCTTATTATTTGATGGGGAAATTTCATGCGGAAAGCAGTGGAGCATTTCCTCTAAATGAAGCCGAAGCTTTTCAATACTATTTAAAATCAGCTGAACTGGGATCTAGAGACGGACAAAATGCCATAGCCAATTGGCTGATGAATGGTCGTTATGTTAAAAAAAACGAAGTCAAAGCATTAAAATGGTATGAACAAGCTGCTAATAATGGACTTATCGAAGCCATACAAACATTGATAAAAATCTACGGGCAAGGTACAGAAAAAATTCCAAAAGATAATGTTAAAAAACAATATTGGGAAAATAAACTAGAGCTTAGAGAGGAGTTGTAG
- a CDS encoding RHS repeat-associated core domain-containing protein, with the protein MHQQFRLQNQYCDQEKSLHYNFFRYYESDCRRFVNQDSIRLDGGRNFYYTFVANFQV; encoded by the coding sequence GTGCATCAGCAGTTTAGGTTGCAAAACCAGTATTGCGACCAAGAAAAGAGCTTGCATTATAACTTCTTTAGGTATTATGAATCTGATTGCAGGCGGTTTGTGAATCAGGATTCGATTAGGTTAGATGGTGGGAGAAACTTCTACTACACTTTTGTGGCTAACTTCCAAGTATAA
- a CDS encoding asparagine synthase codes for MIYQISYRSLPKDGLVSSQYKNNLYIMSEYKSDFEYYENTNINQIQIDEHHLVPWCYFSPEGVNYLIPRIIFSIQNNIFDISINIQDFINNLIYEESLKDSLRYLSHSELITLKDFFEWLLFYSDRLEDIFGDNTLINNIEYMENLINIKI; via the coding sequence ATGATTTATCAGATATCTTATCGTTCATTGCCTAAAGACGGGCTCGTTTCAAGCCAATATAAAAATAATTTATATATTATGTCAGAGTATAAAAGTGATTTTGAATACTATGAAAATACTAATATAAATCAAATTCAAATAGATGAACATCACTTAGTCCCTTGGTGCTATTTTTCACCAGAGGGGGTAAATTATTTAATTCCCAGAATTATTTTTAGCATTCAAAACAATATTTTTGATATTTCGATAAATATTCAGGATTTTATCAATAATTTAATTTACGAAGAAAGCTTAAAAGATTCATTAAGATATTTAAGCCATAGTGAACTAATAACTCTGAAAGATTTTTTTGAATGGCTATTATTTTATTCAGATAGACTAGAAGATATATTTGGAGATAATACATTAATTAACAATATTGAATACATGGAAAATTTAATCAACATCAAAATATAG
- a CDS encoding Imm15 family immunity protein has protein sequence MLTKKIAKIFKDSSIQFEELLFDYETFEEPPLINRYTKVKKIAKDIDRKDLNTFLFNLALAHLNSVVLYAKNKLTPEEFANFFICLTYTDDENDEVYSGVSEFGFYMPSFWVTRKEKQFDIKNKIKKKAIINLENYPIIKKTLTDLNLIQIMDVYLESFTDQFGSEIKRFFFLYKEN, from the coding sequence ATGTTAACCAAAAAAATTGCGAAAATTTTTAAAGATTCATCCATTCAGTTTGAAGAACTTCTTTTTGATTATGAGACATTTGAAGAACCCCCTTTAATTAACAGATATACTAAAGTAAAAAAAATAGCAAAAGATATAGATAGAAAGGATTTAAATACTTTTTTATTTAATTTGGCTTTGGCACATTTAAACAGTGTGGTGTTATATGCAAAAAATAAACTAACCCCGGAAGAGTTTGCTAATTTTTTTATTTGTTTAACTTATACTGACGATGAAAATGATGAGGTATATTCAGGTGTAAGTGAGTTTGGTTTTTATATGCCATCTTTTTGGGTTACAAGAAAAGAGAAGCAATTTGACATTAAAAATAAAATTAAAAAGAAAGCTATTATTAATTTGGAAAACTATCCTATCATAAAAAAAACGCTAACGGATTTAAATCTCATTCAAATTATGGATGTTTACCTTGAAAGTTTTACTGACCAATTTGGCTCTGAAATTAAAAGATTTTTCTTTTTATATAAGGAAAATTAA